One Onychostoma macrolepis isolate SWU-2019 chromosome 15, ASM1243209v1, whole genome shotgun sequence DNA segment encodes these proteins:
- the si:ch211-113p18.3 gene encoding uncharacterized protein si:ch211-113p18.3: protein MSLRSSGTTCAVRGCHNNRTKLNLWLKQECYDHKPLTKSQCSCPQWFSFYRLPTAEQDRRIWLRNLYLKKPPKTLYVCSFHFVDKKPTAENPYPTLWLGYYRPPEKKRRTLQRKDTSTVYTDEFGGTSSEAVSYRDAQIRDGSNTGRPT, encoded by the exons ATGTCTCTGAGAAGTTCTGGGACGACGTGTGCAGTTCGTGGCTGTCACAATAACCGAACGAAACTAAACCTGTGGCTAAAACAAGAGTGTTACGATCACAAACCGCTCACAAAATCACAGTGTTCCTGTCCGCAGTGGTTTTCCTTCTATCGACTGCCCACTGCCGAGCAGGACAGAAGGATTTGGCTCCGGAACCTGTATTTGAAAAAGCCTCCGAAGACTCTGTACGTGTGCAGCTTTCACTTTGTTGACAAGAAACCTACAGCAGAGAATCCTTATCCGACGCTATGGCTCGGTTACTACAGACCTCCGGAAAAGAAACGCCGTACACTACAAAGAAAAGATACCAGCACTGTGTATACAG ATGAGTTCGGTGGCACAAGTAGTGAGGCTGTTTCATACCGTGATGCTCAGATTCGAGATGGATCCAACACTGGAAGACCAACATAA